A genome region from Chelonia mydas isolate rCheMyd1 chromosome 24, rCheMyd1.pri.v2, whole genome shotgun sequence includes the following:
- the TNFAIP8L2 gene encoding tumor necrosis factor alpha-induced protein 8-like protein 2, which yields METFSSRNLALQAEKKILSRMASKSVANVFLDDTSSEILDELYRVSKLHTQNRAEAQKVIKNLIKVAVKISVLYRNNRFSAGELGLAEEFKHKLHQGAMTAVSFYEVEFTFEPGVLTQLLQDCRDMLLQLVEKHLTAKSHSRIRHVFDHFANDDLLSHLYSPGEPYRPHLQKICQGLNKLIEEGKL from the coding sequence ATGGAGACGTTCAGCTCCAGGAACCTGGCCCTGCAGGCAGAGAAGAAGATCCTGAGCCGCATGGCCAGCAAGTCGGTGGCGAACGTCTTCCTGGATGACACAAGCAGCGAGATCCTGGACGAGCTGTACCGGGTCTCCAAGCTGCACACCCAGAACCGGGCCGAGGCCCAGAAGGTCATCAAGAACCTCATCAAGGTGGCCGTCAAGATCAGCGTGCTGTACCGCAACAACCGGTTCAGCGCCGGCGAGCTGGGCCTGGCGGAGGAGTTCAAACACAAGCTGCACCAGGGCGCCATGACGGCCGTCAGCTTCTACGAGGTGGAGTTCACCTTCGAGCCGGGCGTGCTgacccagctgctgcaggactGCCGGGATATGCtgctgcagctggtggagaagcaCCTGACGGCCAAGTCCCACAGCCGCATCCGCCACGTCTTTGACCACTTCGCCAACGACGATCTGCTCAGCCACCTCTACAGCCCCGGGGAGCCCTACCGGCCCCACCTGCAGAAGATCTGCCAGGGCTTGAACAAGCTGATAGAGGAGGGGAAGCTGTGA